A portion of the Rhodococcus pseudokoreensis genome contains these proteins:
- a CDS encoding nucleotidyl transferase AbiEii/AbiGii toxin family protein: MLVPTLAAFAASKTATWCDRAAARDLWDLWALNNIGAIDPDAATLFRKYGPTGRNPGEYAFAKPPSDHEWQSQLAGQTRLIVTANDALHTVRTAWSHLFPDSTATRAGI; encoded by the coding sequence TTGCTCGTACCGACGCTCGCCGCGTTCGCCGCGTCCAAAACCGCGACCTGGTGCGACCGCGCGGCCGCCCGCGATCTCTGGGACCTATGGGCGCTGAACAACATCGGCGCGATCGACCCTGACGCCGCCACACTGTTCCGCAAGTACGGACCCACCGGCAGGAACCCCGGCGAATACGCGTTTGCGAAACCACCGAGCGACCACGAGTGGCAATCACAGCTCGCCGGCCAGACCCGTCTGATCGTCACCGCAAACGACGCCCTCCACACCGTCCGCACCGCCTGGTCGCACCTCTTCCCGGACAGCACTGCGACGCGTGCCGGAATATGA
- a CDS encoding alpha/beta hydrolase, which translates to MSPGAPRQHGNPERQHHAIDAPGHGDRPRNPQDQRWGDAIHRARAAGEPIAPIVIDYNTSLAERAVPEWQATLDALQALPEIGTEALIGYGGMTLGVVTGLMLATVEPRIAALSIGAVFVDDALIETARKITVPVEYRIRWDDEYIDRRAGLALFDAFGSREKTLHAHPGGYNQVPEYERDSSARFFARHLRRDGATPA; encoded by the coding sequence ATGTCGCCGGGAGCGCCTCGACAACACGGCAATCCCGAAAGGCAACACCATGCAATCGACGCGCCCGGACACGGTGACCGGCCGCGGAACCCTCAGGATCAACGGTGGGGCGACGCGATCCACCGGGCCCGGGCGGCCGGGGAACCGATCGCCCCGATCGTCATCGACTACAACACCTCGCTGGCGGAGCGTGCGGTACCGGAATGGCAGGCCACGCTCGACGCCCTGCAGGCGCTGCCCGAGATCGGCACCGAAGCGCTGATCGGCTACGGCGGCATGACGTTGGGTGTCGTGACCGGGCTGATGCTGGCGACGGTCGAACCCCGAATCGCCGCCCTGAGCATCGGTGCGGTCTTCGTCGACGACGCTCTGATCGAGACGGCACGAAAGATCACCGTTCCGGTCGAGTACCGGATTCGGTGGGACGACGAATACATCGACCGCCGAGCCGGCCTCGCACTGTTCGACGCCTTCGGTTCGAGGGAGAAGACACTGCACGCCCACCCGGGTGGGTACAACCAGGTGCCCGAATACGAGCGCGACAGCTCGGCCCGGTTCTTCGCCCGCCACCTCCGACGGGACGGTGCGACACCGGCTTGA
- a CDS encoding carbon-nitrogen hydrolase family protein → MALQHHSFRAAAVQAAPVFLDLDASIDKAIALVEEAANAGAELVAFPETFLPGYPWHIWLGAPAWAFQFTGRYFDNSLEYGTPEADRLAAAARDNHIMVVMGLSERYQASLYIAQWIIDADGRTIATRRKLKPTHVERTVFGEGDGSDLAVHDTDLGRLGALCCWEHLQPLSKYAMYAQNEQIHIAAWPSFSSDSDESYALGAEVNTSASRVYAVEGGTFVIAPCATVSTEMVELLCTDDMKRQILPAGGGHARIFGPDGRMLHEPLDPSTEGIVYADIDTSVISVAKAAADPAGHYARLDVTRLWIDKTPGDRVITATPAGAGRARSIDRSEFLTDTDLADFTLLDPTAQEPA, encoded by the coding sequence GTGGCACTACAGCATCATTCTTTCCGCGCGGCAGCGGTTCAGGCCGCCCCCGTCTTCCTCGATCTCGACGCCTCGATCGACAAGGCGATCGCACTGGTCGAGGAAGCCGCCAACGCCGGCGCCGAACTGGTCGCCTTCCCGGAGACCTTCCTGCCCGGCTATCCGTGGCACATCTGGCTCGGCGCACCCGCCTGGGCGTTCCAGTTCACCGGCCGGTACTTCGACAACTCCCTCGAATACGGCACACCCGAGGCCGACCGCCTCGCCGCCGCCGCCCGCGACAACCACATCATGGTGGTGATGGGCCTGAGCGAGCGATACCAGGCCAGCCTGTACATCGCGCAGTGGATCATCGATGCGGACGGCCGCACCATCGCCACCCGGCGCAAGCTCAAGCCCACCCACGTCGAACGCACCGTGTTCGGGGAGGGCGACGGATCGGACCTCGCGGTCCACGACACCGACCTCGGCCGGCTCGGCGCACTGTGCTGTTGGGAGCACCTCCAGCCGCTGTCGAAGTACGCAATGTACGCACAGAACGAGCAGATCCACATCGCCGCCTGGCCCAGCTTCTCCTCCGACTCCGACGAGTCCTACGCGCTCGGCGCCGAGGTGAACACCTCCGCCAGCCGCGTCTACGCCGTCGAGGGCGGCACCTTCGTGATCGCGCCGTGCGCCACCGTCTCGACGGAGATGGTCGAGTTGCTGTGCACCGACGACATGAAACGGCAGATCCTGCCCGCGGGCGGCGGCCACGCCCGGATCTTCGGCCCCGACGGCCGGATGCTGCACGAACCGCTCGATCCCTCGACCGAGGGCATCGTCTACGCCGACATCGACACCAGCGTCATCTCCGTCGCCAAGGCCGCAGCGGATCCGGCCGGCCACTACGCCCGCCTCGACGTGACCCGACTCTGGATCGACAAGACACCGGGCGACCGCGTCATCACGGCAACCCCCGCCGGCGCCGGCCGGGCCCGTTCGATCGACCGCTCCGAGTTCCTCACCGACACCGACCTCGCCGACTTCACGCTTCTGGACCCCACAGCGCAGGAACCTGCCTGA
- a CDS encoding helix-turn-helix domain-containing protein: MIHEDATAPTAKTTISTDSVARTDRREFWTRAISRTYVDLQCDVPEPSGSIGGSIEVADLATLGLSKVTSTAQSVLRTPAGIARACEDYFLVSVQNRGSGFVVQDDRIARFDPGDFVLYDTTRPYELHFTDDFEQYVLRLPGATLRTLVRNTDDLTARTVPGAQGAGKLLLTMVRTLLDDATMSPQSTEAVAQSVEYILVAGLAGLSGLDAPPPELAARRLAAIKQEIRARLRDPDLSIASVAAALHLSPSTLHRAFASEPLSASEWIWTQRLEGAKRELVDPTLSNSSISDVAFAWGFSDPAHFSRAFRARFGCSPREYRTAAIE; encoded by the coding sequence ATGATTCACGAAGACGCCACCGCACCGACGGCGAAAACCACGATCAGTACCGACTCCGTGGCACGCACCGACCGGCGGGAGTTCTGGACCCGCGCGATCAGCCGGACATATGTGGACCTCCAATGCGACGTGCCCGAGCCCTCCGGTTCGATCGGCGGTTCGATCGAGGTGGCCGACCTGGCCACGCTCGGGCTGTCCAAGGTCACGTCGACCGCGCAGTCGGTGCTGCGCACCCCCGCGGGAATCGCCCGGGCGTGCGAAGACTACTTCCTCGTCAGTGTGCAGAACCGCGGGAGCGGCTTCGTCGTGCAGGACGATCGGATCGCCCGATTCGACCCGGGCGACTTCGTGCTCTACGACACCACGCGGCCGTACGAACTGCACTTCACCGACGACTTCGAGCAGTACGTCCTCCGGTTGCCGGGCGCGACGCTGCGCACTCTCGTGCGCAACACCGACGACCTCACCGCGCGCACCGTCCCCGGCGCGCAGGGTGCCGGGAAGCTGCTCCTGACGATGGTGCGGACACTCCTCGACGACGCCACGATGAGCCCCCAATCGACGGAGGCCGTGGCCCAGAGTGTGGAGTACATCCTGGTCGCGGGTCTCGCCGGACTCTCCGGACTCGACGCGCCGCCGCCGGAACTCGCCGCCCGGCGGCTCGCCGCGATCAAACAGGAGATCCGGGCCCGCCTCCGCGATCCCGACCTCTCCATCGCCTCGGTCGCGGCGGCTCTCCATCTGTCCCCCAGCACACTCCATCGCGCTTTCGCGTCCGAGCCATTGTCCGCCAGCGAGTGGATCTGGACGCAACGGCTCGAGGGTGCGAAGCGTGAACTCGTCGACCCGACACTGTCGAACAGTTCGATCTCCGACGTGGCTTTCGCTTGGGGGTTCTCCGACCCCGCACACTTCAGTCGCGCCTTCCGCGCCCGGTTCGGATGCAGCCCTCGCGAATACCGCACCGCCGCAATAGAATAG